In the Harmonia axyridis chromosome 3, icHarAxyr1.1, whole genome shotgun sequence genome, one interval contains:
- the LOC123677100 gene encoding succinate dehydrogenase assembly factor 2-B, mitochondrial-like: MNFLRNIRGSHKIVSNIRSFSSEMNNELVNSPKFPGLVIAKPKRRPDETIEEKKARLLYQSRKRGMLENDLLLSTFASKYLKEFNSEQIIEYDRMINEPSNDWDLYNWALGVKPTPKDYDTDVFQLFKEHVKNTKRETRFRQPDLY, from the exons ATGAATTTCTTACGTAACATCAGGGGTTCCCACAAAATA gTGAGCAACATAAGGTCTTTTTCTTCCGAGATGAACAATGAACTAGTCAATTCACCCAAGTTTCCTGGATTAGTTATTGCCAAACCGAAGAGAAGGCCAGATGAAACTATTGAAGAGAAGAAAGCACG GCTTTTATATCAATCTAGAAAGAGGGGTATGTTAGAGAACGATCTGCTCTTGAGTACCTTCGCATCTAAGTATCTAAAAGAATTCAACTCTGAACAAATCATTGAATATGACAG AATGATAAATGAACCTTCCAATGATTGGGATCTGTATAATTGGGCTCTTGGTGTGAAGCCAACCCCGAAAGATTATGACACTGATGTTTTTCAACTATTCAAGGAACATgttaaaaatacaaaaaggGAAACAAGATTCAGGCAACCTGATCTTTATTAA